The following are from one region of the Psychrilyobacter piezotolerans genome:
- a CDS encoding outer membrane lipoprotein-sorting protein, which yields MKKLFIFFLLSNLIFSMSSEEILTRLDYNMTPESVSYEGEMIIHREDKKYIKKFVMDAVGNEKSFIVFKYPARDRGTKYLRNGKNLWIYMPSTSRTVKISKHMLKESMMGSDISYDDQTDRNKYSTLYNSEITQETPTQYVLNLIRKEGEEAKYYRQILWINKNTLTIDKGEMYANSGKLLKEFIVDEIKKIGDRYYITIFRIDDKLKKNSYTELILTEIKLNPDLSESIFTLKNLERK from the coding sequence ATGAAAAAATTATTTATTTTTTTTCTTTTATCAAATTTAATCTTTAGTATGAGTTCGGAGGAGATTCTGACCAGATTAGACTACAATATGACCCCTGAAAGTGTCAGTTATGAAGGAGAGATGATTATTCACAGGGAAGATAAAAAATATATCAAAAAATTTGTTATGGATGCTGTTGGGAATGAAAAATCTTTTATTGTATTTAAATATCCTGCCAGGGACAGAGGAACCAAATATTTAAGGAATGGGAAGAATCTATGGATCTATATGCCCAGCACATCCAGGACAGTAAAGATCTCAAAACATATGCTAAAGGAAAGTATGATGGGAAGCGATATTTCCTACGATGATCAAACCGATAGAAATAAATACAGTACCCTCTATAACTCCGAAATAACCCAGGAAACCCCTACCCAGTATGTCTTAAACTTAATCAGAAAGGAAGGGGAAGAGGCTAAATATTACAGGCAGATCCTTTGGATAAATAAAAACACCCTTACCATAGATAAGGGTGAGATGTATGCTAATTCCGGAAAATTGTTAAAAGAATTTATAGTCGATGAAATCAAAAAAATCGGGGACAGATACTATATCACAATATTTCGTATAGATGATAAACTTAAAAAAAATTCTTATACCGAATTAATTTTAACGGAAATAAAATTAAATCCTGATCTGTCTGAATCGATCTTCACTCTGAAAAATCTTGAAAGAAAATAA
- a CDS encoding patatin-like phospholipase family protein, which yields MKIKFLYILVIYNIFVITLKSEPASPKEHPMEISAIDSKIELKRSQIIKLEKLKESILRKKKSGERIKVGVALSGGGSKGFAHIGVLRVLQENNIPIDYISGTSMGGIVASLYAVGYNPDEIEVVVKTMDWRYRLSNDPMRSDIPLEEKFKSEKYFASVTYDEKLNFSLPKGVLTGEKSYLKLKELFWNVKEVKSFDEFNPVLRIVATDFNTGKAKSFDSGDLALIVSASMAIPTIYDPVKIGDKVYIDGMVSRNLPVEDLFLAGADIVIASDVGAPQIDTLTYNLLTVVGKISTYRGAESTEKQRALATVIIDPDVKLDDAINFDNFDDLISKGESAAKEKLQQLEKYKDSEKEKERHRQLVLDDVYIDNIQIADSKFLVEEVKEDIVKDHLNKKIPGMVSYQDLESLMMKLYAMPYIEKSYYTIDGSTLKIGVDENELNFIRVGANYNSDTGGKLAVGTDLAKIGKIGRMTSLEFELGEYKSAEFNNFWYYGKKNKIGINLSLGYEETPLYIYDERSLKAESKDESKFIDLSFTTKLFRQFDFSAGLKYIDTENEFDVGSDEYKDILNKKYEYQEVYLKLVLDRKNNSIYPTKGNYLEARHEVGGVGSDEVEYYSELGVIQGYMPVTPKLSFNASLSGGVVSGENIPLGNHFKIGGINSDLDNNYISFYGYNMMRKLVSEFMIGQIGAQYMIYPNVYILAKANVLTYTGAEYNDSIEGAGNLMFEDFKQGYGVTLGYKSIFGPLELSLTNDADSYKSAIISVNMGYVF from the coding sequence ATGAAAATAAAATTTTTATACATACTAGTGATATACAATATTTTTGTTATTACTCTCAAATCGGAACCAGCATCTCCAAAAGAGCATCCCATGGAGATTTCTGCTATCGATTCAAAGATAGAATTGAAAAGATCTCAAATTATAAAATTGGAAAAATTAAAAGAATCAATTTTAAGGAAAAAAAAATCCGGTGAAAGAATCAAAGTGGGAGTTGCCCTGAGCGGTGGGGGGTCCAAGGGATTTGCCCATATAGGAGTACTCCGAGTTTTACAGGAAAATAATATCCCTATAGATTATATCAGCGGAACCAGTATGGGAGGAATTGTAGCCAGTCTGTATGCTGTGGGATATAACCCAGATGAGATAGAAGTTGTTGTAAAAACCATGGATTGGAGATATAGGTTATCCAATGACCCCATGAGGAGCGATATTCCATTGGAGGAAAAATTTAAATCTGAAAAATATTTTGCTTCGGTAACTTATGATGAAAAATTAAATTTCAGCCTTCCAAAGGGAGTTTTAACGGGAGAAAAATCGTATCTAAAATTAAAAGAGTTATTTTGGAATGTCAAAGAGGTTAAATCTTTTGATGAATTTAACCCTGTTTTACGAATAGTTGCTACAGATTTTAATACAGGAAAAGCTAAAAGTTTTGATTCAGGAGATCTTGCACTCATTGTCAGTGCCAGTATGGCAATTCCCACTATATATGACCCTGTAAAAATAGGAGATAAAGTATATATAGATGGTATGGTTTCCAGAAATTTACCTGTAGAGGATCTTTTTCTGGCAGGGGCAGACATTGTCATTGCCAGTGATGTAGGAGCACCCCAGATAGATACACTAACTTATAATTTATTGACTGTAGTAGGGAAGATCTCTACCTATAGGGGGGCAGAGTCTACGGAAAAACAAAGGGCGTTGGCAACTGTAATCATAGATCCCGATGTGAAATTAGATGATGCTATAAATTTTGATAATTTTGATGATTTAATCTCCAAAGGAGAGTCAGCAGCTAAAGAAAAATTACAGCAATTGGAAAAGTATAAAGATTCGGAGAAGGAGAAAGAAAGACATAGGCAACTGGTTTTAGATGACGTTTATATAGATAATATTCAAATTGCTGATTCTAAATTTTTAGTAGAAGAAGTCAAAGAAGACATAGTAAAAGATCATCTGAATAAAAAAATCCCAGGGATGGTAAGTTATCAGGATTTGGAGAGCTTAATGATGAAACTCTATGCCATGCCATATATAGAAAAATCTTATTATACAATTGACGGATCTACCCTGAAGATAGGTGTAGATGAAAATGAATTGAATTTTATAAGGGTTGGAGCAAATTACAACTCCGATACAGGAGGAAAATTAGCTGTGGGAACAGATCTTGCAAAGATAGGAAAGATAGGGAGGATGACATCATTAGAATTTGAGCTGGGTGAATATAAAAGTGCTGAATTTAACAATTTTTGGTATTACGGTAAAAAAAATAAAATAGGAATAAATTTGAGCTTAGGATATGAGGAAACACCGCTGTATATCTATGACGAAAGAAGTTTAAAGGCTGAATCCAAAGATGAAAGTAAATTTATTGATCTTAGTTTTACAACTAAACTATTCAGGCAATTTGATTTTTCTGCCGGGTTAAAATATATTGATACTGAAAATGAATTTGATGTAGGGTCCGACGAATATAAAGATATTTTAAATAAAAAATATGAATATCAGGAGGTGTATTTGAAATTGGTGCTGGATAGGAAAAATAATTCAATCTATCCTACCAAAGGAAATTATTTAGAGGCCAGACATGAGGTAGGTGGAGTAGGTAGTGATGAGGTTGAATATTATAGTGAATTGGGAGTAATACAAGGTTATATGCCGGTAACTCCTAAACTTTCATTCAATGCATCTTTAAGCGGGGGAGTAGTCAGTGGTGAGAATATACCCCTGGGAAATCATTTTAAAATTGGCGGGATAAATAGTGATTTGGATAATAATTATATCTCATTTTATGGTTACAATATGATGAGAAAATTAGTTTCTGAATTTATGATAGGTCAGATAGGAGCCCAATATATGATCTATCCCAATGTATATATTCTGGCTAAAGCTAATGTGTTGACTTATACAGGTGCAGAGTATAACGATTCTATAGAAGGTGCCGGTAATTTAATGTTTGAAGATTTCAAACAGGGATACGGTGTAACCTTGGGATATAAATCTATTTTCGGGCCATTGGAACTCTCACTGACAAATGATGCAGATTCTTATAAAAGTGCAATAATATCTGTAAATATGGGGTATGTATTTTAA
- a CDS encoding CBS domain-containing protein, with protein MEIITCHIFADLDALSSMVLIKKLYPNGILVFPGHIGKSVKAFINLYQNFLQIKRIKDIQMDKVNKLIVVDTSKKNRIGLFGQLLDRDDVEVIIYDHHKISENDIKGRKIIRKNYGSNTTNILEVLLDADPNIKFDEIEATLGLMGIYEDTGNFSFSSTTPKDLEMASYLLKNNGDLSKVNEYVQKGLEKEQLELFIELIENSEFIDIDGEIAQLTYYRTDDFIFGLDELINKIQYLEKSSLCIILCGNDERINVVGRSSNKINVAEILRDYKVGGHEYAVSGIVRGQNIEKLYGDIKKNIEMAVKPSKKAIDIMNSPVKTILKDTKIKLAYKIMYRMGYGGLPIVEEGKVAGIITRNSVDKALNHGFSNAPVRAYMTSEVITADKNQSIEELKALIVEKGIGRVPIVDGEGKILGIVTRTDILKSIYSKNPIRKAEKLKFESEIKNNIEGVVPSELLNLLKIVEAVSKKRGERVFLVGGIVRDLILGINNKDIDIVVEGDGIKFALELKDMLGAKKVKTHEKFKTAVVVVQDDLKLDIASSRLEYYEYPTSLPVVEYGNIRDDMYRRDFSINAMALEIDSYNFGKLIDFYGGYEDLAAKKIRVLHNLSFVEDPTRIIRAFRFAARYGFELEKDTEIFLKNAITDGFLKKISWPRVKQELEILFSDKNLTRGMEYLNEYKVFVEINPNIKYDLEMKKNIERLETLEDLLSFVKIKKWLLVFLIILENLKKKELDLVFNKFNFSNKFIEKYDYGILMREKILDQLESADKNSDIYKALNNISMEIIILIHIQNRKKEIKLKIENYIYNLSKIKPLIRGEDLLKNGELPGIEFKEKLRVYFMKQLDIENPTKEKILKM; from the coding sequence ATGGAAATAATAACTTGTCATATATTTGCAGATTTAGATGCACTTTCTTCTATGGTTTTAATAAAGAAATTATATCCCAATGGAATCCTTGTTTTTCCGGGTCATATCGGGAAAAGTGTGAAAGCTTTTATAAACCTGTATCAAAATTTTTTGCAGATAAAAAGAATAAAAGATATTCAGATGGATAAGGTAAATAAACTTATAGTTGTAGACACTTCAAAAAAAAATAGGATAGGATTGTTTGGACAACTACTGGACAGGGATGATGTAGAGGTTATAATCTATGATCACCATAAGATCAGCGAAAATGATATAAAAGGCAGAAAAATTATCAGGAAAAACTATGGTTCTAATACAACCAACATATTGGAAGTTTTGTTGGATGCTGACCCCAATATTAAATTTGACGAAATAGAAGCTACCTTAGGCCTTATGGGAATCTATGAAGATACAGGAAACTTTAGCTTTAGCAGCACTACCCCAAAGGATTTGGAGATGGCATCTTATTTATTAAAAAATAACGGGGATCTGTCCAAGGTCAATGAATATGTTCAAAAGGGATTAGAAAAGGAGCAATTGGAGTTATTTATAGAGCTTATTGAAAATTCTGAATTTATCGATATCGATGGGGAGATAGCACAACTAACATATTATAGAACCGATGATTTTATTTTTGGTCTGGATGAGCTGATAAACAAGATACAGTATCTGGAAAAATCAAGTTTATGCATTATTTTGTGCGGAAATGATGAAAGAATAAATGTAGTGGGGAGGTCTTCGAATAAAATAAATGTAGCTGAAATATTAAGAGATTATAAGGTAGGGGGACATGAATATGCTGTTTCAGGGATAGTCAGAGGTCAAAATATAGAAAAATTATACGGGGATATAAAAAAGAATATAGAGATGGCAGTTAAACCCAGCAAAAAAGCAATAGATATAATGAACAGTCCGGTTAAAACCATCCTAAAAGACACCAAAATTAAGCTGGCCTATAAGATAATGTATAGGATGGGATATGGCGGCTTACCCATTGTGGAAGAGGGGAAAGTTGCAGGGATAATTACCAGGAACAGTGTGGATAAAGCTCTCAATCATGGATTTTCAAATGCACCTGTAAGAGCCTATATGACATCTGAAGTAATTACGGCAGATAAAAACCAGAGTATTGAAGAATTAAAAGCCCTTATTGTAGAAAAAGGCATTGGGAGAGTTCCAATAGTCGATGGAGAGGGGAAAATCCTCGGGATAGTAACGAGAACCGACATATTAAAATCTATCTACAGTAAAAATCCAATAAGGAAGGCTGAAAAATTAAAATTTGAATCAGAGATAAAAAACAATATAGAAGGGGTAGTCCCGTCAGAACTGCTGAATCTGTTGAAAATCGTAGAAGCGGTATCAAAAAAAAGAGGTGAAAGAGTATTCTTGGTAGGGGGGATAGTCAGGGACCTTATCCTGGGAATAAATAACAAGGATATCGATATAGTAGTAGAGGGAGATGGGATAAAATTTGCTCTGGAATTAAAAGATATGCTGGGAGCAAAAAAAGTAAAGACCCATGAAAAATTTAAAACAGCAGTGGTAGTGGTCCAGGATGATTTGAAATTGGATATAGCCAGCTCCAGGCTGGAATACTATGAATATCCTACCTCCCTTCCGGTGGTGGAATATGGCAATATCAGAGATGATATGTATAGGAGGGATTTTAGTATAAATGCCATGGCTTTGGAGATTGACAGTTATAACTTTGGCAAACTTATTGATTTTTATGGCGGGTATGAGGATCTTGCCGCTAAAAAAATAAGGGTCTTACATAATCTGAGTTTTGTAGAGGATCCTACAAGGATAATAAGGGCATTTAGGTTTGCAGCCAGATATGGGTTCGAACTGGAAAAAGATACAGAAATATTTTTAAAAAATGCAATAACCGATGGATTTTTGAAAAAAATATCCTGGCCCCGGGTTAAACAGGAGTTAGAAATTTTATTTTCTGATAAAAATTTAACCAGGGGGATGGAATATTTAAATGAATATAAGGTGTTTGTTGAAATTAACCCTAATATTAAATATGATTTGGAGATGAAAAAAAATATAGAAAGGCTGGAAACCTTAGAGGATCTTCTAAGCTTTGTCAAAATCAAAAAATGGTTATTGGTATTTTTGATCATTCTGGAAAACTTAAAGAAAAAAGAACTGGATCTTGTATTTAATAAATTTAATTTTTCAAATAAATTTATAGAAAAGTATGATTATGGTATATTGATGAGGGAAAAAATACTGGATCAGCTGGAATCAGCTGATAAAAATTCGGATATATACAAGGCACTAAATAACATATCCATGGAAATAATAATTCTGATCCATATCCAAAATAGGAAGAAAGAGATAAAATTAAAAATAGAAAACTATATCTATAATCTGTCTAAAATAAAACCTCTGATCAGAGGGGAGGATCTCCTTAAAAATGGAGAGTTACCGGGGATCGAGTTTAAGGAGAAACTAAGGGTTTATTTTATGAAACAGCTGGATATAGAAAATCCAACCAAGGAAAAAATATTAAAAATGTAG